A part of Phoenix dactylifera cultivar Barhee BC4 chromosome 2, palm_55x_up_171113_PBpolish2nd_filt_p, whole genome shotgun sequence genomic DNA contains:
- the LOC103722189 gene encoding uncharacterized protein LOC103722189 — MATSSNPDAMVTDASPLTIAVERSPPESRLLELGIKSWPKWGCPPGKFPLKFDAEETCYLLRGRVKAYIKGSSECVEFGAGDLVVFPRGLSCTWDVLVAVDKHYKFDSSS; from the exons ATGGCCACAAGCTCAAACCCAGATGCCATGGTGACAGATGCCTCACCCCTCACCATCGCCGTGGAGAGGAGCCCACCTGAGTCCCGATTATTGGAGCTTGGCATCAAGTCGTGGCCCAA GTGGGGTTGCCCTCCAGGGAAGTTCCCTCTTAAGTTTGATGCGGAAGAGACATGCTATCTCCTCAGAGGAAGGGTGAAGGCCTACATAAAGGGATCCTCTGAGTGCGTGGAGTTTGGCGCCGGAGATCTTGTGGTCTTCCCCAGGGGACTCAGTTGCACTTGGGATGTCTTGGTGGCCGTTGATAAACactacaaatttgactcatcTTCTTAA
- the LOC103722188 gene encoding D-ribulose kinase isoform X1, with product MLTLANPATPCSCAHSRRGCLLSRRRCISLAKSRVKMSSFEDRQDYAEGEIQGSKQLYLGMDFGTSGARYVLVDKQGTIHSERKRTYPLPLVGNTIHWASSWRETLFSLLEDIPLSLRQYIASISIDGTSATTLIIDSNTGELLCRPFLYNESLPDALPIVTSIAPENHTVCSGSSTLCKLVSWWNSNNSNKGSAVLMHQSDWLLWLLHGKFGISDYNNALKVGYDPETDSYPSWLLAQPFSYLLPSVEAPGSPIGCMKEDIRLRFGFPKGCVVCTGTTDSIAAFLAARATQPGRAVTSLGSTLAIKLLSTSRIEDARFGVYSHRLDDKWLVGGASNTGGAVLRQIFTDDQLEVLSSQIDPLVPSPLDYYPLPAPGERFPVADPNMMPRLHPLPESRVEYLHGILESIARIEAKGYKLLKELGATEVEEVFTAGGGAKNQVWMKIRERVLGLPVHRASQTEAAYGAALLALKGVGLQN from the exons ATGCTGACGCTTGCGAACCCCGCAACGCCGTGCTCCTGCGCTCATTCCAGACGAG GATGCTTATTATCAAGAAGAAGATGTATTTCTTTGGCAAAATCAAGAGTAAAGATGTCCAGTTTTGAGGATAGACAGGATTATGCAGAGGGAGAAATTCAAGGAAGCAAGCAACTTTACCTGGGGATGGACTTTGGCACATCTGGTGCTCGATATGTTCTTGTAGATAAACAAGGAACCATTCATTCTGAAAGAAAAAGGACCTATCCACTACCACTT GTTGGCAACACCATACATTGGGCAAGCTCCTGGAGAGAAACACTGTTCTCTCTTCTTGAAGATATCCCTCTGAGTCTTCGTCAGTATATTGCTTCCATATCTATTGATGGGACTTCTGCAACGACCCTTATAATTGACAG CAACACTGGGGAGCTATTATGCAGACCATTTCTCTATAATGAAAGTCTCCCGGATGCTTTGCCAATTGTTACGTCCATTGCCCCGGAAAACCACACTGTGTGTTCTGGGTCATCCACTCTATGTAAATTAGTGTCATGGTGGAATTCAAACAATTCAAACAAAGGCTCTGCTGTACTAATGCACCAATCAGATTGGCTATTGTGGCTTTTACATGGGAAGTTTGGCATTTCTGACTACAATAATGCTTTGAAG GTTGGATATGATCCAGAGACTGATTCCTATCCAAGTTGGTTGCTTGCTCAGCCATTTTCTTATTTGTTGCCTTCCGTTGAAGCACCAGGAAGTCCTATTGGTTGCATGAAAGAAGATATCAGACTGCGATTTG GTTTTCCAAAGGGTTGCGTTGTCTGTACTGGAACAACAGATAGCATAGCAGCATTCCTTGCAGCACGTGCTACACAACCAGGGAGAGCC GTTACATCCTTGGGTTCAACACTTGCCATTAAACTCCTTAGCACTTCTCGGATTGAGGATGCACGATTTGGTGTGTATAGCCATCGTCTGGATGATAAATGGCTTGTTGGTGGTGCCTCAAATACTGGAGGGGCTGTTCTTAGACAGATCTTCACTGATGACCAGTTAGAAGTTTTGAGTAGTCAAATTGATCCCTTGGTACCTTCTCCTCTTGACTACTACCCTCTACCAGCACCTGGTGAGAGGTTTCCTGTTGCAGACCCAAATATGATGCCCAG GTTACATCCACTCCCAGAGAGCAGAGTTGAATATTTACATGGCATTCTGGAATCCATTGCACGTATCGAG GCCAAGGGCTACAAATTACTAAAGGAGCTCGGGGCAACTGAAGTGGAAGAAGTGTTTACCGCAGGGGGAGGAGCAAAAAATCAGGTGTGGATGAAAATACGGGAGAGGGTGCTTGGCTTGCCAGTGCATCGAGCATCGCAGACAGAGGCTGCATACGGAGCCGCGCTGCTGGCGCTGAAGGGTGTGGGACTTCAAAACTAA
- the LOC103722188 gene encoding D-ribulose kinase isoform X2: MLTLANPATPCSCAHSRRGCLLSRRRCISLAKSRVKMSSFEDRQDYAEGEIQGSKQLYLGMDFGTSGARYVLVDKQGTIHSERKRTYPLPLVGNTIHWASSWRETLFSLLEDIPLSLRQYIASISIDGTSATTLIIDRPFLYNESLPDALPIVTSIAPENHTVCSGSSTLCKLVSWWNSNNSNKGSAVLMHQSDWLLWLLHGKFGISDYNNALKVGYDPETDSYPSWLLAQPFSYLLPSVEAPGSPIGCMKEDIRLRFGFPKGCVVCTGTTDSIAAFLAARATQPGRAVTSLGSTLAIKLLSTSRIEDARFGVYSHRLDDKWLVGGASNTGGAVLRQIFTDDQLEVLSSQIDPLVPSPLDYYPLPAPGERFPVADPNMMPRLHPLPESRVEYLHGILESIARIEAKGYKLLKELGATEVEEVFTAGGGAKNQVWMKIRERVLGLPVHRASQTEAAYGAALLALKGVGLQN, translated from the exons ATGCTGACGCTTGCGAACCCCGCAACGCCGTGCTCCTGCGCTCATTCCAGACGAG GATGCTTATTATCAAGAAGAAGATGTATTTCTTTGGCAAAATCAAGAGTAAAGATGTCCAGTTTTGAGGATAGACAGGATTATGCAGAGGGAGAAATTCAAGGAAGCAAGCAACTTTACCTGGGGATGGACTTTGGCACATCTGGTGCTCGATATGTTCTTGTAGATAAACAAGGAACCATTCATTCTGAAAGAAAAAGGACCTATCCACTACCACTT GTTGGCAACACCATACATTGGGCAAGCTCCTGGAGAGAAACACTGTTCTCTCTTCTTGAAGATATCCCTCTGAGTCTTCGTCAGTATATTGCTTCCATATCTATTGATGGGACTTCTGCAACGACCCTTATAATTGACAG ACCATTTCTCTATAATGAAAGTCTCCCGGATGCTTTGCCAATTGTTACGTCCATTGCCCCGGAAAACCACACTGTGTGTTCTGGGTCATCCACTCTATGTAAATTAGTGTCATGGTGGAATTCAAACAATTCAAACAAAGGCTCTGCTGTACTAATGCACCAATCAGATTGGCTATTGTGGCTTTTACATGGGAAGTTTGGCATTTCTGACTACAATAATGCTTTGAAG GTTGGATATGATCCAGAGACTGATTCCTATCCAAGTTGGTTGCTTGCTCAGCCATTTTCTTATTTGTTGCCTTCCGTTGAAGCACCAGGAAGTCCTATTGGTTGCATGAAAGAAGATATCAGACTGCGATTTG GTTTTCCAAAGGGTTGCGTTGTCTGTACTGGAACAACAGATAGCATAGCAGCATTCCTTGCAGCACGTGCTACACAACCAGGGAGAGCC GTTACATCCTTGGGTTCAACACTTGCCATTAAACTCCTTAGCACTTCTCGGATTGAGGATGCACGATTTGGTGTGTATAGCCATCGTCTGGATGATAAATGGCTTGTTGGTGGTGCCTCAAATACTGGAGGGGCTGTTCTTAGACAGATCTTCACTGATGACCAGTTAGAAGTTTTGAGTAGTCAAATTGATCCCTTGGTACCTTCTCCTCTTGACTACTACCCTCTACCAGCACCTGGTGAGAGGTTTCCTGTTGCAGACCCAAATATGATGCCCAG GTTACATCCACTCCCAGAGAGCAGAGTTGAATATTTACATGGCATTCTGGAATCCATTGCACGTATCGAG GCCAAGGGCTACAAATTACTAAAGGAGCTCGGGGCAACTGAAGTGGAAGAAGTGTTTACCGCAGGGGGAGGAGCAAAAAATCAGGTGTGGATGAAAATACGGGAGAGGGTGCTTGGCTTGCCAGTGCATCGAGCATCGCAGACAGAGGCTGCATACGGAGCCGCGCTGCTGGCGCTGAAGGGTGTGGGACTTCAAAACTAA
- the LOC103722188 gene encoding D-ribulose kinase isoform X3 gives MLLLVLASMSSFGSRNANRISDRIFVGFTSHQPVASLFSIFSAKLSACTACLQLKRKVGNTIHWASSWRETLFSLLEDIPLSLRQYIASISIDGTSATTLIIDSNTGELLCRPFLYNESLPDALPIVTSIAPENHTVCSGSSTLCKLVSWWNSNNSNKGSAVLMHQSDWLLWLLHGKFGISDYNNALKVGYDPETDSYPSWLLAQPFSYLLPSVEAPGSPIGCMKEDIRLRFGFPKGCVVCTGTTDSIAAFLAARATQPGRAVTSLGSTLAIKLLSTSRIEDARFGVYSHRLDDKWLVGGASNTGGAVLRQIFTDDQLEVLSSQIDPLVPSPLDYYPLPAPGERFPVADPNMMPRLHPLPESRVEYLHGILESIARIEAKGYKLLKELGATEVEEVFTAGGGAKNQVWMKIRERVLGLPVHRASQTEAAYGAALLALKGVGLQN, from the exons ATGCTGCTATTGGTATTGGCTTCTATGTCCAGCTTTGGATCTCGTAATGCTAATAGGATCTCAGACCGAATCTTTGTAGGATTCACCTCACACCAACCTGTTGCATCTCTATTCAGCATATTCTCAGCAAAGTTATCTGCTTGCACAGCATGTCTCCAATTAAAAAG GAAGGTTGGCAACACCATACATTGGGCAAGCTCCTGGAGAGAAACACTGTTCTCTCTTCTTGAAGATATCCCTCTGAGTCTTCGTCAGTATATTGCTTCCATATCTATTGATGGGACTTCTGCAACGACCCTTATAATTGACAG CAACACTGGGGAGCTATTATGCAGACCATTTCTCTATAATGAAAGTCTCCCGGATGCTTTGCCAATTGTTACGTCCATTGCCCCGGAAAACCACACTGTGTGTTCTGGGTCATCCACTCTATGTAAATTAGTGTCATGGTGGAATTCAAACAATTCAAACAAAGGCTCTGCTGTACTAATGCACCAATCAGATTGGCTATTGTGGCTTTTACATGGGAAGTTTGGCATTTCTGACTACAATAATGCTTTGAAG GTTGGATATGATCCAGAGACTGATTCCTATCCAAGTTGGTTGCTTGCTCAGCCATTTTCTTATTTGTTGCCTTCCGTTGAAGCACCAGGAAGTCCTATTGGTTGCATGAAAGAAGATATCAGACTGCGATTTG GTTTTCCAAAGGGTTGCGTTGTCTGTACTGGAACAACAGATAGCATAGCAGCATTCCTTGCAGCACGTGCTACACAACCAGGGAGAGCC GTTACATCCTTGGGTTCAACACTTGCCATTAAACTCCTTAGCACTTCTCGGATTGAGGATGCACGATTTGGTGTGTATAGCCATCGTCTGGATGATAAATGGCTTGTTGGTGGTGCCTCAAATACTGGAGGGGCTGTTCTTAGACAGATCTTCACTGATGACCAGTTAGAAGTTTTGAGTAGTCAAATTGATCCCTTGGTACCTTCTCCTCTTGACTACTACCCTCTACCAGCACCTGGTGAGAGGTTTCCTGTTGCAGACCCAAATATGATGCCCAG GTTACATCCACTCCCAGAGAGCAGAGTTGAATATTTACATGGCATTCTGGAATCCATTGCACGTATCGAG GCCAAGGGCTACAAATTACTAAAGGAGCTCGGGGCAACTGAAGTGGAAGAAGTGTTTACCGCAGGGGGAGGAGCAAAAAATCAGGTGTGGATGAAAATACGGGAGAGGGTGCTTGGCTTGCCAGTGCATCGAGCATCGCAGACAGAGGCTGCATACGGAGCCGCGCTGCTGGCGCTGAAGGGTGTGGGACTTCAAAACTAA